DNA from Pelobacter propionicus DSM 2379:
AGGACAATCTTCAACGGCAGCCGCAATCGGGCACCCAGCGGCTACAGGGGCAGCGGAATGCCGACCACGGGAGGCAGGACGTACGGCACGGCTCCGCGCGGGAGTGCACCCTCGTTCCACCGCGCCCCAAGTGGCGGGAGTCATCGGAGTATGGGCGGAATGACGGCACCTTCCCGGGGAGGCGCTCCTTCCGGTGGAGGGCGGAGACGCTGATACGGATTTCTCACCAGTCCGTTTCCAGTCCTATAACCTCTCGTATCCTGTGGGACCACCCCAGGGAATACGAATGATGAATTGTTGCACGGGCGGCGCGGGAAGACTATTCTCGTTGCCGCCCGCTGTTTTATATCACCGTCCTGTCAAAACGGCACGGCACGTATCCCATTGGGAGGCTTCGTTTCATCATCATGAGCACCGACACACCTATACCTGTTCCCCAGCCCCCTTCTCGCAGGCGATGGCTGTTCCTGTTCTCCCTGATCTGCCTGGCTTTGGCGGGAACCTACATGCTCGTCAGCAGGGATCCCGACGCAAACGACGGCACAAAAAAAACACCGCCGAGTCCGCCGGTGGCGGTGGTGACCCAAGCGGCCAAAAAGAGCGACATCAGCGTCTACCTCACCGGCATCGGGACGGTAACGCCGCTGAACACCGTCACTGTCAGGTCCCGCGTGGATGGCCAGCTAATGGAAGTGCTCTACCGCGAGGGGCAGACAGTAAGCCGAGGACAACTGCTGGCCAGGATCGACCCGCGCCCCTTTCAGGTGCTCTTGACCCAGGCCGAGGGACAGATGGCCCGCGACCAGGCCCAGCTCTCCAATGCCCGGGTGGATCTCCAGCGCTACCGCACCCTCTGGGCACAGAACTCAATCCCCCGCCAGCAGCTGGATACCCAGGAGGCGCTGGTGCGCCAGTACCAGGCGGCTGTCAAGAGCGACCAGGGTCAGGTGGACAGCGCGCGACTGCAGCTGACCTACAGCCGCATCACCGCTCCCTGCGACGGACGTGTCGGCTTGCGGCTGGTGGATGCGGGCAATATCGTGCATGCCAGCGACAGCGGCGGGCTGGTGGTGATCACCCGCATGCAGCCCATGACGGTGGTCTTCACCATCCCCGAGGACAACCTGCCGCTGCTCGTGGACCGCATGAGGGGAGGCCGGAAACTGGCGGTGGATGCCTTTGACCGGGAGCAGAAACGGGTGCTTGCCACAGGATCGCTCTTGACCCTGGACAACCAGATCGACCCCGGAACCGGCACGGTCAAGCTCAAGGCGATCTTCACCAACCGTGACAACGAACTGTTCCCCAACCAGTTCGTCAATGCCCGCCTGCTAGTGGATGTCAGGCGGGATGCGATCACGGTGCCGTCCGCCGCCATCCAGAACGGCCCCAAGGGCACATTCGTCTACCTGGTCAAGGGGAACAGGACGGTGGAACTGCGGCCGGTGGAGAAAGGCGAGTCCGAGGGGGGGAAAACGGCCATCACCCGGGGGCTTGCCATTGGCGAGCAGGTGGTGGTGGACGGCGCCGAGCGCCTGCGCGAAGGGAGCAGGGTTCAGATTAAACAGCCAGGGCAGGCTTCCGCGACTCCTGTGAGGCGGGACACAAACCCCGCCCACGGCGCCCCATGAATATCTCCGCCCCCTTCATTCTGCGCCCGGTGGCCACCACCCTCCTGATGCTGGCCATCCTGCTGGCCGGGGCGATGGCCTACACGCAGCTGCCGGTCTCCGCCCTGCCCCAGGTGGACTACCCCACCATCCAGGTGCGCACCTTCTATCCCGGCGCCAGCCCGGATGTCATGGCCACCTCGGTGACCGCCCCCCTGGAACGGCAGTTCGGACAGATGCCGGGGCTTACCCAGATGTCCTCCACCAGTTCCGGTGGCAGCTCGGTGATCACCCTGCAGTTCTCCCTGGAGCTTTCCCTGGATGTGGCCGAGCAGGAGGTGCAGGCTGCCATCAACGCCTCCTACAACTACCTTCCCACGGACCTCCCCACCCCCCCCGTCTACAGCAAGGTCAATCCGGCCGATGCGCCGATCCTGACCCTGGCCCTGACCTCCCCCAGCCTGTCGCTGTCCAAGGTCGAGGATCTGGCCGATACCCGCCTGGCTCAGAAGATTTCCCAGCTTCCCGGGGTCGGCCTGGTCAGCATCAGCGGCGGCCAGCGACCGGCGGTGCGCATCCACGCCAACCCCACCGCCCTGGCAGCCTACGACCTTACCCTGGAGGACCTGCGCACGGCACTGACCGCAGCCAGCGTCAACCAGGCCAAAGGGGGCTTCGACGGCCCG
Protein-coding regions in this window:
- a CDS encoding MdtA/MuxA family multidrug efflux RND transporter periplasmic adaptor subunit, whose amino-acid sequence is MLVSRDPDANDGTKKTPPSPPVAVVTQAAKKSDISVYLTGIGTVTPLNTVTVRSRVDGQLMEVLYREGQTVSRGQLLARIDPRPFQVLLTQAEGQMARDQAQLSNARVDLQRYRTLWAQNSIPRQQLDTQEALVRQYQAAVKSDQGQVDSARLQLTYSRITAPCDGRVGLRLVDAGNIVHASDSGGLVVITRMQPMTVVFTIPEDNLPLLVDRMRGGRKLAVDAFDREQKRVLATGSLLTLDNQIDPGTGTVKLKAIFTNRDNELFPNQFVNARLLVDVRRDAITVPSAAIQNGPKGTFVYLVKGNRTVELRPVEKGESEGGKTAITRGLAIGEQVVVDGAERLREGSRVQIKQPGQASATPVRRDTNPAHGAP